One Stratiformator vulcanicus genomic window, ACGGCGGAGCAAGTGCTGAAAATGCTCGGCGCGCAGCAGCCCGCCTGAAATTGGAATGAATCAAATGCTATTCGCCGACATCCTCTTCGACTTCTCGGCCGAGATCGGGCTGCTCGCCGATGTGAATCGTCTCGCGGAAGCCGGGCGCTATATGGAACGCCCGATGTCTCCCGGCGTGCAACGGATGCTGATCTTTTCGATTCTCGGCATCGCGGCGTTCTGGGGGGGCTTGTTTCTGTGGGACAAATTCCGCAAGCGGATTCGACCGACTGGTTCTCCGATCGCGGAACTCGCCGGCGAACTTGCAACCGCGCACAAACTGAGCCACGAGGATCAGCTATTAATCGCACGAGTAGCGGAGCGACTTAAGATTGACGATGCCGCCGTCGTATTTATCGACCCGGACGTCTTATCGGAGTACGCCGAGCAACGCCCGGCCGATGCAACGGCGGCGAAGAACTTAATGAATCGCCTGTTCGGCGAAGCCATTCTTGGCGACGAAGTTTTAAACTCGAATCGATCGGCCGAGGAACAGAGTTTTGGCGATCGGGATCAAGACGGAACATTAGAGACCGAACCGACGTTGGCGACTTAAGCGAAGTTAACGGGCTGTTCGAGATCGCCGGGCAAGAAAATAATCTCGTCAGGACCCCTCAAATAAGTGCGGAAATAGCCGGCTCATCTGATGAACCTTGCCGTTGCGGTCGATGCAGGCGAGTGTCGTTTTCGCCGCATTCAACAATTGATCGCCCCGCTTGATTTCGTAACTATGAATCAGTTTGGCGGGAGAAACGTCGGCGATCCGGGTCGTCAGCGTGAGCAGGTCATCGTAATGAGCCGGTTTCTTATAATTAATCTCCGCTTTAACCAGTACCAATAGAAGGCCGGACTCTTCGATCGCGCGGTAGGTTCCGCCGGAGGCCCGCAGCATTTCCGTCCGGCCCTGCTCGAAATAGGTCAGGTAGTGCGACTGATGCACGAAACCCATCGCGTCGGTTTCGGCATAGCGAACACGAATCTCGATTGTATGTTCGTGCAACATTGTTAAGAGACTGTGCCTTGAGCCGTGGGGGGCAGTCAGGATCGCGCCGCCAGCTCCGGGCGGTCGAAGACCCGGCTGGTATCGACTCCGTTGCCGTCGGAAGAAACGCCGGTCAGTTGATAGAGCCGCTGACCGTGAGCCGTCGGGTACTCGGAGTCGACGCACGCCTGGCACAGTGCCCCCGCCTGCATCGACAGCGAGCGGCTGATCGCTTCGACCGGCAGATAGCGGAGGCTGTCCGCCTCGAGCACAACGGCCATTTCCTGTTCCATTTCGTCGGTCAAACGCATTTGCCCGTTCATGAACTTCGGGGCGAATAGCTCGTCGACCGTCGACATGTCGATTCCGTAGTAGCAGGGCGCGACGATCGGCGGGCAGGCCACGCGAACATGCACCTCTTTGGCCCCGCCCCGTTCGCGAAGTTGTTTGACCAACGTCTGCATTGTCGTCGATCGCACAATCGTGTCTTCCACCAGAATGACACGTTTGCCTTCGAGGACTTCGGGAACCGGAGTGTATTTCATCTTCGCTTTGTCAGCGCGGTTTCCGCCTTCAATGAAGGTCCGGCCGACGTATCGGTTGCGGAACAAGCCTTCGAGGCACGGCACGTTGAGCTGATAGGCCATTGCGTCGGCCGCGGCTTTCGCCGTATCGGGCACAGGAACAACGATTGTGTCTTCATCCGGCACCAAACGTTCCTGGGCGGCCAGTTCTTCGCCGAGCCGGCTGCGAACTAGGTAGACCGAACGATCGTCCAGAACGCTGGCGACGTTCGCGAAGTAGATCCACTCGAAGAAGCAGTGCGCGGTCCGAGAGGCCTCGGCGAACCGTTCAATCGACAGTCGACCGTTCTCGATGATGATCGCGTGGCCCGGCGCGAGGCTGCGGATGTTCTTCTCCGAGAAACCGAGGTTCGCCAGCGCGACGCTCTCACTCGCGGCGGCAAACAGCGGGCCTTCGATCGCATAGCACAGCGGGCGGATGCCCAGCGGGTCGCGGGCGGCGAACATTTCCCCGGCCGCGCTCAGATAGACGATGTTATAAGCGCCGTCGAGCTTCGCCCGCAGGCGACGCAGCAGTTCGGAGATCGGCGGACGATTGTCGCCCGATCGCTCCCGCGAAATCAGGTGCATCAAGATTTCGGTGTCGG contains:
- a CDS encoding acyl-CoA thioesterase — translated: MLHEHTIEIRVRYAETDAMGFVHQSHYLTYFEQGRTEMLRASGGTYRAIEESGLLLVLVKAEINYKKPAHYDDLLTLTTRIADVSPAKLIHSYEIKRGDQLLNAAKTTLACIDRNGKVHQMSRLFPHLFEGS
- a CDS encoding amidophosphoribosyltransferase, with the translated sequence MADLFHECGIAAVYHLPSDTPSPLAPPQGPDQISRLIPRLLLDMQNRGQLAAGMTTYNESRSQLLKTFKEVGGVTEVFHLNQQQLYQRIMEQNRGPAAIGHVRYATCGKDDRNYAQPFERHHIERAKWFSFGFNGQLANYRELRDEILAQPDFHLSRDTDTEILMHLISRERSGDNRPPISELLRRLRAKLDGAYNIVYLSAAGEMFAARDPLGIRPLCYAIEGPLFAAASESVALANLGFSEKNIRSLAPGHAIIIENGRLSIERFAEASRTAHCFFEWIYFANVASVLDDRSVYLVRSRLGEELAAQERLVPDEDTIVVPVPDTAKAAADAMAYQLNVPCLEGLFRNRYVGRTFIEGGNRADKAKMKYTPVPEVLEGKRVILVEDTIVRSTTMQTLVKQLRERGGAKEVHVRVACPPIVAPCYYGIDMSTVDELFAPKFMNGQMRLTDEMEQEMAVVLEADSLRYLPVEAISRSLSMQAGALCQACVDSEYPTAHGQRLYQLTGVSSDGNGVDTSRVFDRPELAARS